The following is a genomic window from Chiloscyllium plagiosum isolate BGI_BamShark_2017 chromosome 51, ASM401019v2, whole genome shotgun sequence.
GCAGGGAGAGGTTGCGTGCGCGTACACACAGCGAGTGTGCAGGGAGAGGTCACGCGTGtgcagacacacacagcgagtgtGCAGGGAGAGGTCATGTATGCgcgtgcgcgcgcgcgcacacacacacacacacactcagcaaGTGTGTGCAGGGAGAGGATGCCTGCACCATTATTATTAGCTGTGAGTATTTCCAGATGACCCACAGAGCCAGCTCACCCCCATCGCAGAGAGGCATCTGTACATTCTTCCATCTGCTCCCATGACTTTCTTGTTTTACTCCATGCAgataagatcatggctatctGTGGCTCTGTCTGGAAGCCTCAGGCCTTGCTCCAATATCCAACAGCAACAATGCAGGGCCTGCATTGGATACCGGAGATTGTGAGACCTCTGTCAGTTATAGGCCACACTGAGGGTGAGCACAGCCTCTCGAATGCCAGCCAGCGTTCCTGCTTTAtgctgcagtctctctccatgagGTTCCTGCTGTGGTTCAGGTTGGGGACAGAGGGGACAAAGTGGGGGCTTGTGCCTCTGTGGAGTGTTCTGGAGGGAAGGAGTGAAATACCAACAGTTTCTGCCTTGCATGTCACACGTAACGCTCAGTAAACCAAAACTACCAACCAACATCTCTGCAAACTATACAGctggtgtgtgggggggggggggggggaaggttacTGCAGAAATAAAGGAGGCAAGATCAAaagaaaaagttaacatttcaaaactCGTACTTTCGCCTAACGTGGACTCTCCCAGGGCCTGAACTGACTCTGGCCCCTACCCGTGGGATCTTCCTCCTCTGCCCCTTACCTCCAGGAGCAGCCATTATTGCATCTCCCATCTTGTGCTCAGAGCCTGAGCTGCAGGATAAAGTGCTGAGCTCAGAACCTGTGAGCCGGGGGCTCCCTGTCCCTCTTTCTCAGCTCCTCCTTGTAGCAACATGAGCAGTAGTTGCCTGTCTCCGGGTGCCCGTAGTAGTTGCAGTTTGTCTGACGACAGCGCGTCTGTTGGACGGAATAGGGGTTCCTACCCTTGACTGGGTCCTGGGAGCCCTCGGGTCCCAAGCAGTCTGACTGCTCTGTGAAGCCATTGCTGAAGCTGTGGTAGGAGCTGTTGCAGGAGGAGGTGGGATAATCAGGAGGCTCGTCTGTCTCTGTAGGGGGCGGGTGGCAAGAGGAGTGGGCAGGGCTGCCCACAGCAGAGTGTCCTTGCCCACAATGCCTGGGCAGGGTGGCGTAGGAGGGCAGGTTGTTGTAGGAACCACCAGCGACCTGTCGCCTGGTCTCCTTGTAGCTGGACTGTGGGGAATTAAACTCTGTTGTTACTAGGTTGGGTCGAGGGATGGAAAGGATGCCAGAGAATGGAGGGTCTTGGTAGTTGGAAAATTTTGCAGTGTGGGACTGTGGCCCAGTCTGGCTACTGTAGCCCTGAGCCGAGGGGCTGTAAGGGTTGGCAGGAAGCTCACTCACAGAGTCCTCAGCCAGACGCTCCTGTGAGTCAAACCTGGCTTGAGCAGAGAGTTCCTGATCGGCCTTCTTGACTGTACTACTGCTGGACGGCACTTTCTTGCTCACTtccttctgctcctgctctgcgAAGTACCGCTCCTCAGCATCGGACAGGTAGCGCTGGATCATCTCCTCCTGGAAGGGGTGCCTGTGGCTGGTGGTAAGCAGCCCTGTGAAGATGAACTTGCGTTCTCCCTGCATGGCTGCTCGCAGAATGCTGAGGCTGAGCTTCACGTCGTTACTGTATCTGTAAGGGTCAGCAGGCTGTGATTTCGCCAGACTGCTACCCCCCACTCTGTCTCCAGCGGAAGTGCTTTCTGCCAGGCTGCTCTCTTTACCAGCTTTCTGCAACTTCAGAGAGCCCTTCTTCCTGTTCTTCTCCAAGGTGCCATTCTGCCCGTTCCCTCTGCTGCCCTTACTGTGGATAAAACCCATGTTTTTCTTCAGCCGACTGCCCAGACTCTTACCAAAGCTGCCTAGTTTATTGGCCACTGATTCTGCTCTCCTCTTCTCCTTTtccttgtccttgtccttcttggtTTTCTCTTTGCCACTGGCCTTGCTGCTGTTCCCGTTGGAGCTGCTGCACACCGACTCCTTGTCGGATTCTCCGGACTCAGCCACCGACCTGGCGTCATCACCTCCGGAGGCACTGGGAGACTCTGGCTGGGCCAGGGGGGCTTGCTACAACAAAGACCACAACAGTCACAACACCACCAACTCTTCCCAGCACTTCCACTCAATCTGACCAGGACTGACTGACCGACCGAGCACCAGGCTCTCTTCAAGCTATACACAAGAACAGGTTGTATATCCCTGGAGTCTAATGGGAGACGGTGGTGGAGCAATAACCCAGAGGTCAGGCCAATGCTCTGGGGAAACGGGCTCAATGAAATGTGGAATCAAACAGTGACCATGATATCAGAGTctgctgctgctgcacactgACCCCTTTGTCAGGCTCCCTGGACCTGGCCTCTGACTGGGCATCGACCCCTCCAGAGACACAAGGCAACCTCAGCTGGGCCACTCCCACTGGTGATCGGTGAAGGCAGTCTGCCTGAAGCAGCCTCCTTCAGTGACTGCAGCATCACCCAACAACTACCATatacaacaacaacaaaatgAGAAAGGAATGGGATGGAGGTGtggaactgaatggcctgtttacatGGGAATGGGTCAGTCAGAGAGGAGCCCCTCAGCACGCCTTCGGAAATGAATCTGGTGAAGGGATCCGGATTGGGATTCGCTCATGTGTGACAGGCCAAGGTTAAGTAGACGAGGTTACTCTCATACAGCCAGTGGGGAGAGCAAAGGGACCACCAGAACATTTTGTGGAGTGGGGGCTTCAATGTGTAGGCCATGGTTTGGGGTTACTACTCAGAAAACCtcgggtggggtggaggggggatgTCACCGTTCAGACTGTGGCGGGGGTCATCACAGTTTGCAGTGGTAAGCATACAGGCTATGGGGGAGGGAAGGGTAACCGTACAGACCAGTTCGCTACAGGAAGCACTGACTGCAGTTTGAGAGCATTCCCTCAGCAATACTCACCTGGGCTTCAGAGGCAACTTGGATCCAGGTCACACTCATGTAGGTATGCAGCAGGTGGAGCTTGGCTTCCAATGAGAGAGTCACACTGCAGGCAAGCAGACAGGAACGTCACAAAGgaggacagagacagagggagagagagagacagacaggacacagagagagagagagagagagagagagatagacatacacagagacagagagatacacACAAAGTCAAAGAGGTAGGGCATGGGCTGGCAGTGAGAGgggcagagggagggagggagatgtAAGATAGGGAGACACACACGGAGGAGGACACGCAGGGAGAGAGGCACATTGTGAGGGAGAGatagaaaatgaaacagtgacaGAAGGTGACAAGCAGAAAACTGTCCACACTCCCTTTGGAGACCAGAGATTGCACACAGGTGCAATGCTGTCACTGTGAGGTGATGTGTAGCCTCCTGTGGAAGGTGTGGTCTGCAGACCACAGTACGGCTGAGTGGGCTTTCGAGGCTCAGTTGAATAGTGAGCCACATTGCCCCCTTTACTTTGAGCAACAAGGATGTTTTAACATGGACATGCTCAGTAGCATCTATGGAAACATTGGGCAACATTCAATGACTGGGAAATTGACACAGGACAGTGCCCCGAAAGCATGGCCTCGTGATGGGCACTCTGTAACCTCTGCCCATCAGCCAACTAAGCTCAGACACAGTGAATACTTCAGGGATATTCACACCCTATGTTCCCCTCCAAACAAAACTATctgctttagggaagaaaaccttccatctttacctggtctggcctatatcggactccagacccacagcaaaatggCTGATGCTTCCTTGCCCTCAAATGACCGGAGGGCGACAGTCCATTCAAGGGTGAATGCGGGACAGGCAACAGGTACCAgaaacacctacatcccatgaaaaataTTCAGGAAAAAGGATGGATGTTTGCTTTGATGAACGCCTATGCTCTGACTGTAAAAATGACCCGGGGCTTCTGGCTGTCTGACATTTCAACACCTCACCTTGTCCCCTGGCCAATattcctgcctcaggcttgctgcagtgctccagtgaagctcagcacaagctggaagaacagcacctcaccttctgcctgggGACTCTACAGCATTCTGGACTCAATGCTGAGTTTAACAAACTTAGAGCATGAACACCTCCTTCAATGTCCTTTACCCAGCCCCATATCCCAGGCCCTGACATGACAATGGGCTGCTTTCAGCGCAACCAACACACTTTCATCAACTCATTGCCCCTAATGTCACTTATTCGCTTCTCTTCTTCCCTGGCTACTATCTCAATCCCTTTGGTCTGTCTAACCtgtagctttctctctctccccccaccgcTGGGCTCCCTCTCCACCTCCCACCATCAGCATAAATAGTCCCCTTTCTCAGCTGCAAACtgtctgaaggagggtcactgaacACCAAATATCTCCTTTCGCACCACAGACACtaaccagacctgctgggtttctgcagcaatttctgtccgTGCGTGTTTAAGGAGAATTGCAATTGGGATCTGAGATTGGGTGCAATTTCTGAGTGGAGGGAAAGTGAGCTGAAATGAAATTATTCACAGACTGCCAGCAGGTTTCTTTCAGCTTGGAGTCTGTTTGTACATACCTGGCCAATCGCACGTTGTCATTGTCGTCCCGTCCCCATTCCCAATCCTTCCCTGGATCGACCGCAAAATGTATTGGAAGTAACTTGTGTTCAGAATCAGTCAGAGGAATCACGGCTGGGAGGAGGGATACATGAGGAGATGGTTAGAAACGGAGGGCAGTGTGACTGACAGCATGACAGAAAAGCTGCTTCATGGCCAAATAGAACCCACAATCTCAATCTGTCATTGGGAGTTCCATTTGTATAGCCACCACTAGGATGTCCCAAGTGCCTTGTAGCTCTGAATCCTAATGTTTGATATATAGCCACTTGCACTGTGTAGAAATtgtgacagccaatttgcacagagcaaaatcccccccaaaaaaactgaCAATTCCAACTGTTTTAATGATGTTTGAGGGATAATGAAGGGCAAATATCACtgtgaggagattgagggagaaCTCTCACTGCTATCCCACAGTAACAGAGGGGTGTGAGCATTCCTGCACCCAGTACCTTGTTCTTTattggtctctctctgttccatGGAGACAAGTGCAGAGAAGTGAGCCTGATCGTAGGCCAGGACCAGTGGAGATCGATGGCACTTATTGGCTGGAACCTCCAGCGGTAAGTAGATGCCCCCAAACGGTATGGGAGCAAAGGCTGCAAAGCAAGCACAGTAATTCCCAGTCAGCACTCAGTAAGACAAATATCCCCCAGCAGGGAAAACACACTCACCACCTCATTCCTGCCCTTGTGGATGTCagacactgcaaaaaaaaaaacaccgagCATACAATGGGAGGAATAATTCAAGGACAAAACTCCAGATTCCAGTCACAGATCCAAATTCAGGACCCTGTCAGTGGGAGGACCAATATCAAGCGATGGTCTCAGTCTCAGCTCTGTCCTGGATGTGAGGGTTCACAGTCTTTCAGAAAGGGAGAATCCAAGACAAGGCACCAGACAGCAACTACTCCCAGCTGCAAAACGGTGTGTGGAACTGggcacagtgcagagggagctttactctgggcggcacggtggcttagtggttagcattgctgccttacagtaccaatgacctgggctcgattccatcctcagtctgctcggagtttgcacattctcccagagtctgtgtgggtttcctgcgggtgctccggtttcctcccacagtccaaagatgtgcaggtcaggtggattggccatgctaaattgcccaaaagtgtccaggaatgtcaagatggttggattagccatgggaaatgcagggttacagggataggttggtaAGGATGCACTTCGGAT
Proteins encoded in this region:
- the otud7b gene encoding OTU domain-containing protein 7B isoform X3, producing MQEKEPSRVVRAVLQRQDDPVPEKRLTRGISHASSTIVSLARSHMSNNGSSEHSLDTPICTFQLPDLTVYREDFRNFIERDLIEQSMLVALEQAGRLNWWANVDASCQRLLPLATTGDGNCLLHAASLGMWGFHDRDLMLRKSLYSMMEKGVEKEALKRRWRWQQTQQNKESGLVYTEEEWQKEWDELIKLASSEPRIHYGTNGSGCGGRLAPTTFPALNSVDSSEEPVYESLEEFHVFVLAHVLRRPIVVVADTMLRDSGGEAFAPIPFGGIYLPLEVPANKCHRSPLVLAYDQAHFSALVSMEQRETNKEQAVIPLTDSEHKLLPIHFAVDPGKDWEWGRDDNDNVRLASVTLSLEAKLHLLHTYMSVTWIQVASEAQQAPLAQPESPSASGGDDARSVAESGESDKESVCSSSNGNSSKASGKEKTKKDKDKEKEKRRAESVANKLGSFGKSLGSRLKKNMGFIHSKGSRGNGQNGTLEKNRKKGSLKLQKAGKESSLAESTSAGDRVGGSSLAKSQPADPYRYSNDVKLSLSILRAAMQGERKFIFTGLLTTSHRHPFQEEMIQRYLSDAEERYFAEQEQKEVSKKVPSSSSTVKKADQELSAQARFDSQERLAEDSVSELPANPYSPSAQGYSSQTGPQSHTAKFSNYQDPPFSGILSIPRPNLVTTEFNSPQSSYKETRRQVAGGSYNNLPSYATLPRHCGQGHSAVGSPAHSSCHPPPTETDEPPDYPTSSCNSSYHSFSNGFTEQSDCLGPEGSQDPVKGRNPYSVQQTRCRQTNCNYYGHPETGNYCSCCYKEELRKRDREPPAHRF
- the otud7b gene encoding OTU domain-containing protein 7B isoform X1, whose translation is MTLDMDTVLSDFVRSTGAEPGLARDLLEGKNWDITAALSDFEQLRQVNAGNLPYSFNEGRGVKMQEKEPSRVVRAVLQRQDDPVPEKRLTRGISHASSTIVSLARSHMSNNGSSEHSLDTPICTFQLPDLTVYREDFRNFIERDLIEQSMLVALEQAGRLNWWANVDASCQRLLPLATTGDGNCLLHAASLGMWGFHDRDLMLRKSLYSMMEKGVEKEALKRRWRWQQTQQNKESGLVYTEEEWQKEWDELIKLASSEPRIHYGTNGSGCGGRLAPTTFPALNSVDSSEEPVYESLEEFHVFVLAHVLRRPIVVVADTMLRDSGGEAFAPIPFGGIYLPLEVPANKCHRSPLVLAYDQAHFSALVSMEQRETNKEQAVIPLTDSEHKLLPIHFAVDPGKDWEWGRDDNDNVRLASVTLSLEAKLHLLHTYMSVTWIQVASEAQQAPLAQPESPSASGGDDARSVAESGESDKESVCSSSNGNSSKASGKEKTKKDKDKEKEKRRAESVANKLGSFGKSLGSRLKKNMGFIHSKGSRGNGQNGTLEKNRKKGSLKLQKAGKESSLAESTSAGDRVGGSSLAKSQPADPYRYSNDVKLSLSILRAAMQGERKFIFTGLLTTSHRHPFQEEMIQRYLSDAEERYFAEQEQKEVSKKVPSSSSTVKKADQELSAQARFDSQERLAEDSVSELPANPYSPSAQGYSSQTGPQSHTAKFSNYQDPPFSGILSIPRPNLVTTEFNSPQSSYKETRRQVAGGSYNNLPSYATLPRHCGQGHSAVGSPAHSSCHPPPTETDEPPDYPTSSCNSSYHSFSNGFTEQSDCLGPEGSQDPVKGRNPYSVQQTRCRQTNCNYYGHPETGNYCSCCYKEELRKRDREPPAHRF
- the otud7b gene encoding OTU domain-containing protein 7B isoform X4, with translation MSNNGSSEHSLDTPICTFQLPDLTVYREDFRNFIERDLIEQSMLVALEQAGRLNWWANVDASCQRLLPLATTGDGNCLLHAASLGMWGFHDRDLMLRKSLYSMMEKGVEKEALKRRWRWQQTQQNKESGLVYTEEEWQKEWDELIKLASSEPRIHYGTNGSGCGGRLAPTTFPALNSVDSSEEPVYESLEEFHVFVLAHVLRRPIVVVADTMLRDSGGEAFAPIPFGGIYLPLEVPANKCHRSPLVLAYDQAHFSALVSMEQRETNKEQAVIPLTDSEHKLLPIHFAVDPGKDWEWGRDDNDNVRLASVTLSLEAKLHLLHTYMSVTWIQVASEAQQAPLAQPESPSASGGDDARSVAESGESDKESVCSSSNGNSSKASGKEKTKKDKDKEKEKRRAESVANKLGSFGKSLGSRLKKNMGFIHSKGSRGNGQNGTLEKNRKKGSLKLQKAGKESSLAESTSAGDRVGGSSLAKSQPADPYRYSNDVKLSLSILRAAMQGERKFIFTGLLTTSHRHPFQEEMIQRYLSDAEERYFAEQEQKEVSKKVPSSSSTVKKADQELSAQARFDSQERLAEDSVSELPANPYSPSAQGYSSQTGPQSHTAKFSNYQDPPFSGILSIPRPNLVTTEFNSPQSSYKETRRQVAGGSYNNLPSYATLPRHCGQGHSAVGSPAHSSCHPPPTETDEPPDYPTSSCNSSYHSFSNGFTEQSDCLGPEGSQDPVKGRNPYSVQQTRCRQTNCNYYGHPETGNYCSCCYKEELRKRDREPPAHRF
- the otud7b gene encoding OTU domain-containing protein 7B isoform X2, with protein sequence MTLDMDTVLSDFVRSTGAEPGLARDLLEGKNWDITAALSDFEQLRQVNAGNLPYSFNEGRGVKMQEKEPSRVVRAVLQRQDDPVPARSHMSNNGSSEHSLDTPICTFQLPDLTVYREDFRNFIERDLIEQSMLVALEQAGRLNWWANVDASCQRLLPLATTGDGNCLLHAASLGMWGFHDRDLMLRKSLYSMMEKGVEKEALKRRWRWQQTQQNKESGLVYTEEEWQKEWDELIKLASSEPRIHYGTNGSGCGGRLAPTTFPALNSVDSSEEPVYESLEEFHVFVLAHVLRRPIVVVADTMLRDSGGEAFAPIPFGGIYLPLEVPANKCHRSPLVLAYDQAHFSALVSMEQRETNKEQAVIPLTDSEHKLLPIHFAVDPGKDWEWGRDDNDNVRLASVTLSLEAKLHLLHTYMSVTWIQVASEAQQAPLAQPESPSASGGDDARSVAESGESDKESVCSSSNGNSSKASGKEKTKKDKDKEKEKRRAESVANKLGSFGKSLGSRLKKNMGFIHSKGSRGNGQNGTLEKNRKKGSLKLQKAGKESSLAESTSAGDRVGGSSLAKSQPADPYRYSNDVKLSLSILRAAMQGERKFIFTGLLTTSHRHPFQEEMIQRYLSDAEERYFAEQEQKEVSKKVPSSSSTVKKADQELSAQARFDSQERLAEDSVSELPANPYSPSAQGYSSQTGPQSHTAKFSNYQDPPFSGILSIPRPNLVTTEFNSPQSSYKETRRQVAGGSYNNLPSYATLPRHCGQGHSAVGSPAHSSCHPPPTETDEPPDYPTSSCNSSYHSFSNGFTEQSDCLGPEGSQDPVKGRNPYSVQQTRCRQTNCNYYGHPETGNYCSCCYKEELRKRDREPPAHRF